A stretch of Brassica napus cultivar Da-Ae chromosome C6, Da-Ae, whole genome shotgun sequence DNA encodes these proteins:
- the LOC106392433 gene encoding tryptophan aminotransferase-related protein 3-like, protein MMHKKMLLVAASIILNLVLIIHVLYNNSTTWNPSWTNRAAKEAEDVASVSCSGHGRAYLDGLGILDGNKPPCECNNCYTGKDCSFLLPDCHAAANSGDPLFLEPFWMQNAEGSAVVESGWHRMSYHFYEDGSYVSAELERIIRKLHNVVGNAVTDNRFVIFGTGATQLIAASVHALSQTNAASPSRLVSAIPYYNVYKEQTEFFNYANLRFEGDASAWKKSEHNDNTTRVIEIVTSPNNPDGKLKRAVLEGPNIKSIHDYAYYWPHFTPITHPADEDVSLFSLTKTTGHAGSRFGWALVKDEAVYERMKRYLTLSSMGVSRDTQLRVLQLLKVVVGDGGEGIFHFGYETMKKRWEILNKIFSMSMRFSLETIEPEYCNYFKKRRDFTPSYAWVKCERLEDANCYEIFSAAKIKGREGKVFGSEERLVRLSLIRTQDDFDQLIDMLKKLVSQEVVRPDSIQKLNVDISSLQFNHIK, encoded by the exons ATGATGCACAAGAAGATGCTACTCGTTGCAGCGTCGATCATCTTGAATCTCGTATTGATCATTCATGTTCTTTATAATAACTCAACCACATGGAATCCGTCATGGACTAATAGAGCCGCCAAGGAGGCAGAGGACGTAGCCTCTGTTTCATGCTCAGGCCACGGCAGAGCTTACTTAGACGGTTTAGGTATCCTTGACGGCAATAAACCTCCTTGTGAGTGCAACAACTGCTACACAGGAAAAGACTGTTCCTTTCTTCTCCCAGATTGTCATGCTGCTGCTAACTC AGGAGACCCTTTGTTCTTGGAGCCGTTCTGGATGCAAAACGCAGAAGGAAGTGCGGTTGTTGAGTCCGGATGGCACAGGATGAGTTACCATTTTTACGAAGATGGCTCATATGTGTCAGCAGAGCTCGAGAGGATCATTAGGAAGCTGCATAACGTAGTTGGAAACGCAGTTACTGATAACAGATTCGTAATCTTTGGAACAGGAGCCACGCAGTTGATTGCAGCCTCTGTTCATGCCTTATCCCAGACAAACGCAGCATCTCCTTCAAGACTTGTGTCTGCTATTCCATACTAcaat GTCTACAAAGAACAAACTGAGTTCTTTAATTATGCAAATCTTAGGTTTGAAGGAGACGCGTCTGCGTGGAAGAAGAGTGAGCACAATGATAATACGACACGAGTAATAGAGATAGTGACTTCTCCTAATAATCCAGATGGGAAGCTGAAAAGAGCGGTTCTTGAAGGTCCCAATATCAAAAGCATTCATGATTACGCGTACTACTGGCCTCATTTCACACCTATTACACATCCGGCTGATGAAGATGTGAGCTTGTTCAGTCTCACAAAGACTACTGGTCATGCTGGCTCAAGATTCGG ATGGGCATTGGTAAAGGACGAAGCTGTTTATGAAAGAATGAAAAGGTATTTAACTCTAAGTAGTATGGGAGTTTCAAGAGACACACAGCTTCGTGTTCTGCAGTTGCTCAAAGTAGTAGTTGGTGATGGAGGCGAGGGGATATTCCACTTTGGTTATGAAACAATGAAGAAGAGGTGGGAGATATTAAACAAGATCTTTTCGATGTCCATGCGTTTCTCGCTCGAGACTATAGAGCCTGAATACTGCAACTATTTCAAGAAACGCAGAGACTTTACTCCTT CTTATGCGTGGGTGAAGTGTGAAAGATTAGAAGATGCAAACTGCTATGAGATATTTAGTGCGGCAAAGATAAAAGGACGTGAAGGAAAAGTATTTGGATCAGAGGAACGTTTGGTTCGATTAAGTCTCATCAGGACACAAGACGACTTTGATCAGCTAATTGATATGTTGAAGAAGTTAGTATCCCAGGAAGTTGTACGGCCTGACTCCATCCAAAAACTTAATGTTGACATCAGTTCTCTTCAATTCaatcatataaaataa